AACATGCCACCTTCAAGGTTGTATGCGTTTTCAAAACCTAGTTCCTCCATAATATTACATGCTTGTCCGCTTCTGTTTCCTGAACGACAATACACATAATAGTTTTTACTTTTATCTAACTCTTCTATTTCATTTATAAAATCTTGACCTTTATAAATGTCTATATGAATAGCATTTGGTATAATACCATCTGCTACCTCTGCATCTGTTCTAACATCCAATACAACCGCATTATCATCGTTTGCTAGTTGTTCTGACCATTCTTCCTGTGTTAAATCTTCCATATTGTTTTTAAATAATTTTGTATTATACAAAATTAATACTTCTTAAACTATAGACGAAAAAAAAACCGAAGTATTACTCTTCAGTTTTTTTTATAAAATTTCAAATAATTAGGCCTTAATTGAGCATCCAATTGCTTTTGTTTCTTTCTCTTTCACTTCATTACCTTCAAGTAAAGCATCTACTGCTGCTTCTACATATTTAGTTGTTACTGCTGAAGCATCTTTATAGTTATCATCAATAGCTCCTATATATTTTACGACATTTCCTTTATCTGATTTTTGAAGTACAAACATATGTGGGGTTTTAGTTGCGCCATATTTAGGATAAACGGTTTGCTCTTCATCTATTAAATAAGGAAACGTAAAACCTTTACTTTCTGCTCTATCCTTCATGGCTTCTAAATTATCTCCTGGCTTTATATCTGTATTATTAGGCATTATTGCAATTACAGGATAGCCTTTACTGGCGTACTTTTTATCTAAAGCAACAATTCTATTTTCATAAGCCACCGCAAAAGGGCAAGTATTACAAGTGAAAGTTACAATAAACCCTTTAGCATCATTATAATCTGATAAAGACACCATATTTCCATCTACATTTTTAAGTGAGAAATCCGCAGCTACATCTCCTATTTTATAACCATCGTTAGGAGTTGGTTTGTTGATTGTAAAAGCACTAACACATAATAGAATTGCAAAAGCAGATAATAGTTTAATTGTTTTTTTCATCTTTTTATATTTAATTGTTTTTATCTAAAAATAATTTTAATTCGGTGTCTAATTCCTCAAATGAAAATGACTGCTCAAAGAATTTTCTTGTATCGTTTTTATAAATAATAGTGGCAGGAATAGAGCCAGACCACGAAGCATCGACCTGAGGAATCCAGGTATTCATATCAGCATCATCTAAAGCAATCACTTTAGATTTTAATTTATTATCTATAATGAAAGGTTTTAATTTCTTTTCATATAAATGCGGAAAATCTAAACTTACTAAAATTACCTTAACATTTTTATTAGCATATTTTGCATTTAATTTTTCGAATGAAGGCAACTCTTTTACACAAGGCGCACACCAAGTTGCCCAGAAATTAATCACATAAATAGTATCATCACTCTTGTTTAAAAACTTTTTAAAACCATTAAAATCATAAACTTCTAAATCAGTATTACCTACATTAGCATTATCAATTACTGACTCTACATTCGTTTTAACAGCAACATCCTGATTTGTTTTTTTGTCTATACAACTAACCATTATAAGAATGGCAACAAATAATATCTTTAGTTTCATAATCATAAAAATAACCTATAGTGTATTGCATAAAAAACACTTTAACAAACTTTTAGATAAAAAACACATCAAAGTATTGTGTAATTATATTTTCATTTCTATATTTGAACCAGTAAAAAAACAAAAAATGAATACAATTTTAAATAATACTTGGTGGTGGTGCTTTCGAAACTAATGTTCGTGAAGTAAAATCCTAGTATATTTAAAACTTAAAATATCCAAAAGGCTTGTCATTCACGACAAGCCTTTTTTTATATTAAAATAATTTTCATTTTCGCTTAAGCGAAAATATTAAAAACATTAAATGGAAAAATTCAGTCTTTATACGCATCACAAAAAAATTTTAACAGATACCATTACACCTGTTTCTGTTTAT
The nucleotide sequence above comes from Flavobacteriaceae bacterium HL-DH10. Encoded proteins:
- a CDS encoding rhodanese-like domain-containing protein — its product is MEDLTQEEWSEQLANDDNAVVLDVRTDAEVADGIIPNAIHIDIYKGQDFINEIEELDKSKNYYVYCRSGNRSGQACNIMEELGFENAYNLEGGMLEWTGDVVDLD
- a CDS encoding thioredoxin family protein; this translates as MKKTIKLLSAFAILLCVSAFTINKPTPNDGYKIGDVAADFSLKNVDGNMVSLSDYNDAKGFIVTFTCNTCPFAVAYENRIVALDKKYASKGYPVIAIMPNNTDIKPGDNLEAMKDRAESKGFTFPYLIDEEQTVYPKYGATKTPHMFVLQKSDKGNVVKYIGAIDDNYKDASAVTTKYVEAAVDALLEGNEVKEKETKAIGCSIKA
- a CDS encoding TlpA disulfide reductase family protein; protein product: MKLKILFVAILIMVSCIDKKTNQDVAVKTNVESVIDNANVGNTDLEVYDFNGFKKFLNKSDDTIYVINFWATWCAPCVKELPSFEKLNAKYANKNVKVILVSLDFPHLYEKKLKPFIIDNKLKSKVIALDDADMNTWIPQVDASWSGSIPATIIYKNDTRKFFEQSFSFEELDTELKLFLDKNN